From the genome of Mastacembelus armatus chromosome 12, fMasArm1.2, whole genome shotgun sequence:
aaaacattatcacagaaaaataagtttttaCGTAACTTAACGTTGAAGTtgtgaaaacatgaaagcaTATATGTGTAGcgacattttgttttgtcttattttctctCATGAACCATATCACTGACTGAGATTATTTATCTACTTCAGTAGTAACAAACTAATGAATGAATTAGTGCAGAACAAGGTTCATTTACTTTGATACTTAAAGTCCGTTTAGCTGGTGATACTTCAGTACTTATTACTTAAGAGTTTGAAAGGAAACATTTTACTtgaatgtaatgtttttgtattgttgATTTCCCTCTTTTTCTTAAGTAAACAATTTAGTTTTAGAAATAATGTCATATAAACATAACACATTGATACTAAAACCTTTTGAAATCCAACATTTTGTCATACTGCATAAGAAACAGCATGCAAACTGCAAGTGTGTTTTTTATGcaaagaatcagaatcagtgaAAATTCAAGGAGGATCTTGCACTTTTCcaacatacattcacacatgaGCTTCCAGTCACAGCCTCCTCAGTCTTCTGAAACTGACTACTGAAAATCACACAGCATGTTGCTGACCTCCTCTGCacccccttcctcctctccagaTTCAGGGTGGACTATCTCCTGCCACCTCAGAGATGAACCTGTACAGCTTCAACAGTCGCAGCACCAGTCCGGTGGGCTTAGCTACACCCACTCTTGTCTCCAACCGTCCTCGATTCTCTGCCTATGATACCCtggtgaggaggaggacagagggcAACACTGTACGTACATACTGACTTACAATATGCACACTCAGGTAACATACAATCTATCATTACATCCACATTATTTAATGTTTCATCATATATCTGTTTTTACAGGTGGCACCCACGCACTACAGCATGCGCTCTGCCACTCTGGGGACACCCAACAGAAAAGACTACATCGAGGAACTGACCAAACAGATGGATGCCTGCCAGAAGGTAGACATCACTGCTACCCTTCTTTACTCTATTCTGATCAATTCTcttctccacagctgccagCTTAGTTGTCTTATATAGTACAGTAGCAGATATGTGTGTTACATGGTATTAAGAAGTTGTGGGATTTAGTCATCACAAGTATTGTTACTGTagcaatgaaaacaatattttccatggtgtgtgtgttctctccAGCGAAACCAGTTCTTGGAGGCAGAAAGTGTGGAgttggagaaggagaggaaccAGATCAGGTCACACATAATATtacttctctttctttcttgctgtTCTCTACCTTGTTTTTCTTGATTCTgagtctgtctttaaagagtaagTTGACACTAGCTGGGaatcttgttttggttttaaatcaAACCCTTATAACTTGTGGGTGTTGAGGGTggcaaacataaaacatgattGAAGAGGATGCTAAAATGATACTCTTAGCTTGGTGTAAAGGTATCGCCTAATCTTTGATATAGAGTTGATTTCAAACTCTTTAAAGATTGTTAACACTGACATATTCCCAGTGAAATATGAAGCTTTTGCACTTGTAGCCACACCCATAGGTGATGTCACAGTGTACTGACCACACCTTCCTGGTCAGGTATGCTTTACTGCAGCTCTTTCACCAGCCCAGCAAAAACAGGACTCTCAGCTGGTGCTAAGTCACTCTTTATGTCTCAACTTTACTCTCTGCCATATTAACCTAGAAGGTTTGACTCATTGCAGTCTGATTACTGACTCTGTAAAGGTTTGAGATGCGCAGCCTGCTGGTGAACAATGAGGATCTGCTGAGGACAAACACTCAGCTGACCAACGAGCTCAAAAAGACGAGAGAGCAGATGAtagagatagacagagagaacCAGTCCTTGGGAGAGAGGTGCAGAGCAATGGAGGTATAAGCAGAAGGATAAATTCATACATAGAATCATAGTgcatttatacagtatttaaacATATGCTTGATAACTTTTGTCTTGTGCAGATTGAAGTGAAGGAGGCCCGGGATATGATGGTGGAAGCCAACACTCAAGAGTACGCCTTCAACTTCCTGCAGCAGTCGCTCAAAAACAAGATCCAGGATGCTGAGGTATACtatttacacagcagcagctgaaataaaGAACTGCAATGGATGATTTTTACATATTGACACATGCTGGTTCTGAAAACAGAATAATGTATACTTTGAAGTCTCTGTTTGATAATTTGGCACAATTGctaaagttttgttttggtctgttACActattgaacaataataaacaatatacCGACACATTGATGATGTTTCTGatcacaggaaacagaaaatggaatGAAACTACTTTATACCAGTGCAGGAAAAGAAATTCTGAACTGCTTTGTTAATCATAAAGCCATTAACGATAAGACTTATTAAttagatttaaataaaatatatgttttcctGTGATAAAGTCAAAATCAGCGATGGGTTAGGGTTCAACTTCATCAGCGAACACCATGCTTGGCTTAATTTGTCAGCATTGGAATGCAGTTAATATCATAGACTATTTAATTTTCTACAAGTTCAGGTGTTTATGGGATTCTCCATTCATTAATCTAAGTTAGGTTTTCTGTCCAACAGTAAGACATATTGCTCTGAACTGTTGAACTGCTGAActgaactgtttttattatccAGGAGAGCCTGGAGAAGCAGACACAGCACACTCAGACTCTGTCTGAGAAGCTGTGGCAAGCAGAGAGGAGGCTTGAAGAGCTGGAGGCCGAAAGAGAGACCAAAGTGAAGAGGACAACCGAACTCAACAGCACCGTTGTCAAACTAGAAACAGAGGTACAGAGacagttttttaaaactttgagAAGTAAAAACTCCAAGTAATAAAATGATCTCACTAAATTAAATAGTATCTagaattatattaattatacagcaattaaacacaaaataccaCAAGTTTAGATAACAACTAATGTTTATATACTGTAGGTCTCAACAAAATCTATttaaacacatatacagtaaatactaaTTTATCATTGTACATTTCATCTTGAATGTTCAGTGGATGTATATTTAGCTCTTTGCACTTTAGCTGTTTAACTGATAcgaatgtttgtgtgcatagCGCTGTACATATTGGATACATGTGTGACATGCTGTGTGTTTCCAGCTGGCTGAGGCCCTTCAGACCTCCACGCAGGCTACAGCAGAGCTCAGCCTGCACCAAAAGCTACGTGATGATGCCCAGATAAGGGTGGAGGACCTGGAGGAGTCTCTGCTGGAAAAGGAACAGGAGGTGCTGAGACTGCAGACCCTTGTCAGCAGACTGCAGGGAGAGGTATTCCCATGTGCCCATCACATGacctcccatcagcctcagctgtactttcaaacagaaaaaaaatattactctACATTAATACATTAAGGCATTTCAGACTAATGTGCCAAATGAGCCTCTTAACACACATCCCATGTTCTGGGGTCTTGGTAATTTGTTTCTACATTGCTTTTATGTTGTTAGGTActtaaaatgaactaaaatataCAGAGCACCTGTTTTTGAATAACATCTGAGGACACCTGTGGTATAAATGCAACCTCAAAATGTCTTTGCACGTTTCCACGCAGGTCTCTGGTAAGCTAATAGATAAGGAACGGACACTGGAAGAGGAGATCCAGCTCAGAGAGAGGCTACAGCTGCAGTGTAAGCAGGCAGAAAGGACAGTGGATGACCTCCAGATGGAGCTGCATAACACATACCAGGCCAGAGATGACCTGGCCAAACAGCTCAAACAGTCTCAGGTACTGATcaataaacagttttaattGCAAGCCAACTCTATTAATAATAGTTTATGTAATGTTTCAAACTACTTTACATACAACAATACAagttaaatctttaaaaacgGTTTTAATTAAGAGTTTTAATGATGGTGCTACATTTCTGTACTTAATATacttataatattattataatattactTATACTACTATGctacttaataataataaatatcacCAGTTTGGACAGCCCACTCtgcaacagaacaaacaaaacatacagtaaatctttaaaaattgCTCACAGTTATAAAACAGCTCAGTGCCACAGTTTGCAGCAGATACTACTCAAGCAGGAGGAAATGGTGCATTTGTTGGGGACTGCAGGACTGGTAACTAGAAAACTAGTTCACATGCAAAAGCTTTTTATTCTggattaatttttaaaaacaacatacattattttaattattttaatgtttcatccATGAAGTCACTTCTATTTCCAGCCACATATCAGACTGTGTCCACAATGTGCTTACATACATGACCTAATGATTCAAACAGAAATGTCCACTTGAATTAATCAGTTATGCAAACCatcagagttcagggttaatGGGGTATTAATTATGCAAATCCTGTTTAGTAATCATGTTAATTCTATAATTCTAAATATTCATCATGTTGCTATTTCAGAAGATGCTTAATCTGTCCCATTTCTAAATAACCTAACTACAAACAGTTGTCATCATGAAGAGTGAACTGTGAGTTCAGAGAACGTTTAGTTGTTTGGTTAATGACTTATTATTTTTGAACTCTGTCTGTGGCATCAGGAGAAGATGATTGACCTGGAGAGTGATCTGGAGGAGCTGCATGACAGTGAGCAGAGATGGGCTGCAAAACACAAGAGGACTTTAGAACAGGTAAACACATAAGTAAAGGGGTAATAGTACTGTATGAATGTTCTTATTATTTTGTTGCTTATTACCATGTCTCCATGATTGCTATTAgactgagcagctgcagacGAAGTTGATTCAGGAGAAAGATCTGAACGACCAGCTGGAGACTGAGAAGGCTGCCATGGAGAGAcaggtactgtgtgtgtgtgttgtcaattATTCTATTTTGAGTATACCTTTAACATTATAAGATCTTTCTCAGTCCCAGTCTCTCACATTCATAGATTTATTCTCTCCTGATTTTGAGAATATTGTGAATAAAGTCTATATTGACTGGTAGTAATTTTTTTGTATGAACACTGACCAACATTATGATAATGATCCCTTATATTTGATAATTATAGGCCAGGTCTAATTTTGGCTCTTGTGATCGCACTGATTACTAGTATATCAAGAAAATAGCGTTTAAGAACTGTACATGTAAGTATGCAAATAATGAATCatttctgaagaaaataaaCGCGTTTCTTGTCTCCCTCCCTTCATTCATGCTGTAGTTGCGTGAGCTGCGTTTGCAGGTGGAGGAGCTTCAGAGCTCCAGAGTTCAGGATGATGTCATCTCCAGGACAGAGAGCAAAGTCAAAGAGCTGGATAATGCTCTGAGGACTGAGGAGAGGTCAGTCAAAAAGAGCACTATACAAACAGCAGTTTGACCCTATCAGTCCATATTCTGCCATATTCATATATGTCCTTTGGTTCAGCTGGACTAGTCCaagaatataatatattattgaTGGTGAAGCCTACTTTGGAGATTACTGCTGGTTTGGGCAGCAcagtcagcagcagaaaaaaataagctGCTAGTCCTTAATTAACAGGCCTCAAGCTTACCTCATGCAGCAAATGCTTGctagtaaataataataaatatcacCAGTTTGGACAGCCCACTCtgcaacagaacaaacacaaaccgAAGAGAAGTAGATATATCATTATGTTTTTTGGATTTAGAAGTAATCTGAGACTGAGGCATGTCACCATGGTTACCAAATGATTACGGCCAGTTCTGTCATTTCATTAATGACCTATTTTTCATGTGAATAACGGAGCCTAAAAGAAGAACtatgatgtttttttacatcCAGAATAAAAAACCAAGTGATAATACAAAAGGCAGTTGAATGGACATGAAGTAATCACTGTCTTACTGTAAAGTCTTGCTCAATGACTTGCACATCTGTGTAATCAATAACTGTAGCTCCTGTGACCAgtgtatactgtaaatatagtATTTGGCGTCATGCTAAAATCACTTATCTGCAGCTGAATTGGAAAATATCTAAACACTAACCATAAAATAACCATTTTGGTAGCATTCAACAGCTACAGCTCCCTTTACCTTATGTGCAATATTATAACTTTGTCAAGGCCAAACAATAGAAGTGACTAAACCTAATGACTGAGATTAATTGGCTGTTTGCGATGTGTGCAGAAACAAAGCTGTACTGGCAAACACCATTAGCAAACTGGAGAAGAGGATCAATGAGCTGAGCGATCAGCTCGAGGAGGAGCACAGgataaacactgaacagaaagaCCTGGtaagaaagcacacacacacacacacgcacacacacgcacgcatgcgcacgcacgcacacacacacacacacacacacatctcatttCCCACGAGGGCAGTAGAGCATCACAAAACAGTTCAATCACTTCTCAGTTCAAGCCTGCAGTAAGATGTGTATAAGcatctctaaaatctaaaatcgTGTTTCAATGATGTCTTTGCCACAATAGGTAACATGCAACATGTGATACTGGATCAAGCACATTGatttgtataaataaaatgtttaaattcaaaatgtaatgtttctTCAGCGTCTCAAGTAGAAAACTGCTGTGtggttttacagaaaaaaaaaagttctgatCTATATCAGGCTGTGGTCATATTATATGATGTTTTAGacataatgcaaaataaatatataaaataaaataaaataaatgttttgtgtagAGAGGTATACtcatctacatttttttttttcaattatagAATCAAGTTCTAGCTCAGTCAATGGTACTTTGAGGTAACTGAAACTTGTTGCTTGTGGGCTCACACAGTTTGAGCTGTTTGTATAACAACTTgttataaagtaaaaatatcaaaGCAGCACAGTCAGTGAAAGTCATATagacatactgtatttgtgtacTGACGTTATGGTTCATTGATCAGCTAGCACctcaaatgaaatgtattttatatatgtcAGCTCAGTCCTTTGTATCCAAACTAACCAGAGCTTGTGATTGGTCCTGCAGATGACCCAGAGAATTCGCTCTCTGAAGCGTCAGCTGAATgaggcggaggaggaggcgAGCAGGAAGGAGGCACAGTACCGCCACACCCAGAGGGAGCTGGCCGAGGAGAGGGAGGCGaccagcaggctgcagaggCAGCTGCTTGACCAGCACATGCAGACAAAGTAAgcacacatgcgcgcacacacacactgaaaatgtgagGATTAAGCAGTTGCGTCCCTTAAACCTGAATATATAAGTACAAAGTTTATAGTTAGCATCTTAATGGCATAGACGTCAGTGTAATTGCTAAGGTTACAAGTTCAAAGTCTGGTGCAATATTACAGGGTTAGTGCCAATGCTTTGTATGTGTCAGTGTATCTAGCTCCAGTCCATAGGACCAACTCAACTTACTaaggaagaaaatatattttctcatgTACATTTACCTTACGTTAGTTTTTTCCAAGTTGTGACATATCACTTTATTGATactaatttttatttcatatattaacATACAACCACATTATTTCCTTgggcaaaaaaataaagcatcCTCTGTCTGTAACAGGCGTAAGGAGACTCTGACGATTCGTCAGACTCTGGATAACCTGAGACTGGATCTGAGTGTTGATGACGAAGATGacaatcagcagctgcagcaaaaaaCAACTGTCACCAAAGTCTAAACGATCCGTGATCCGCCTTCACTCATCTTAAAGCAAGTGTGcaaataaaaagcataaaacaggCAAAAGTTTTGCATTCACATatgatgttttttaatgtgccggcacagtaaaacacagtgaagTCAAATTGAAGAGgaaaatcagttttttaaagaaaaagacttTTGTAATCTCAAAACTAGAGAAATGTCCTACAGATTAACTATATAATCTGGTGCTAATTTTGAGGGACAATTCAAATCTCAATTACTTTGAAATATCttgtcaaaagtttggacacacctcCATTTTTCCAGTTGTTATTGAAATGTACACAATTAAATGTCTTAGTATTGGCCTACTTTGAAATTAAAGcatagaacaaataaacaattggaactaaaaaagaaatcataaaattatttttaacaaattgaATCTAAATTATTGACTCATGAAGTAGTCACCTTTTACAGATATAGTTGTGCTCATGCCTCTACAAAGCCCTGAAGCAgtggccatttttaaaaggtatAAATGATCAGGCAGAAAACGTTTCTTTGTAAGGAAAGTGGTCAGATAGTCTCTTTAGTATTTGCaggtttcattatttttaaaaggcaGACGCAGGTTCTGCATGTTCAGGTTTTGCAAAAAAATGGCCAGTATTCCTCAAATTGTGCCAGGCA
Proteins encoded in this window:
- the LOC113124820 gene encoding cingulin-like protein 1 isoform X1; this encodes MQEKNDTAQHNMRESSPSESPLSPHQTTNNEEAEHVRRGSHKKPSTGLSRSTNLHRASSVKDLISKFSGPDHASISGSPQSPPFGAGRILKSVSAEVLESPKSKSSLSTPSSIGPDEISVPSITVTPPFRGTSENSVQSAQRGSITSQITARIDCPIGGSAEKINSQPRTKTQTTDSGRDSVADSGMGSESEFDSTKQPESPLEEEPTTPRVISTSHNPKYQLFLSDVKTNGLSSQDADGPGGGGSLGETGPRLPQWDITRPGLNHYRGSLESLASRDWDTMSDRLGVVDSPPRVFNSPYSTATSMDYNPMYRMSEFKIQGGLSPATSEMNLYSFNSRSTSPVGLATPTLVSNRPRFSAYDTLVRRRTEGNTVAPTHYSMRSATLGTPNRKDYIEELTKQMDACQKRNQFLEAESVELEKERNQIRFEMRSLLVNNEDLLRTNTQLTNELKKTREQMIEIDRENQSLGERCRAMEIEVKEARDMMVEANTQEYAFNFLQQSLKNKIQDAEESLEKQTQHTQTLSEKLWQAERRLEELEAERETKVKRTTELNSTVVKLETELAEALQTSTQATAELSLHQKLRDDAQIRVEDLEESLLEKEQEVLRLQTLVSRLQGEVSGKLIDKERTLEEEIQLRERLQLQCKQAERTVDDLQMELHNTYQARDDLAKQLKQSQEKMIDLESDLEELHDSEQRWAAKHKRTLEQTEQLQTKLIQEKDLNDQLETEKAAMERQLRELRLQVEELQSSRVQDDVISRTESKVKELDNALRTEERNKAVLANTISKLEKRINELSDQLEEEHRINTEQKDLMTQRIRSLKRQLNEAEEEASRKEAQYRHTQRELAEEREATSRLQRQLLDQHMQTNRRKETLTIRQTLDNLRLDLSVDDEDDNQQLQQKTTVTKV
- the LOC113124820 gene encoding cingulin-like protein 1 isoform X2; the encoded protein is MQEKNDTAQHNMRESSPSESPLSPHQTTNNEEAEHVRRGSHKKPSTGLSRSTNLHRASSVKDLISKFSGPDHASISGSPQSPPFGAGRILKSVSAEVLESPKSKSSLSTPSSIGPDEISVPSITVTPPFRGTSENSVQSAQRGSITSQITARIDCPIGGSAEKINSQPRTKTQTTDSGRDSVADSGMGSESEFDSTKQPESPLEEEPTTPRVISTSHNPKYQLFLSDVKTNGLSSQDADGPGGGGSLGETGPRLPQWDITRPGLNHYRGSLESLASRDWDTMSDRLGVVDSPPRVFNSPYSTATSMDYNPMYRMSEFKIQGGLSPATSEMNLYSFNSRSTSPVGLATPTLVSNRPRFSAYDTLVRRRTEGNTVAPTHYSMRSATLGTPNRKDYIEELTKQMDACQKRNQFLEAESVELEKERNQIRFEMRSLLVNNEDLLRTNTQLTNELKKTREQMIEIDRENQSLGERCRAMEIEVKEARDMMVEANTQEYAFNFLQQSLKNKIQDAEESLEKQTQHTQTLSEKLWQAERRLEELEAERETKVKRTTELNSTVVKLETELAEALQTSTQATAELSLHQKLRDDAQIRVEDLEESLLEKEQEVLRLQTLVSRLQGEVSGKLIDKERTLEEEIQLRERLQLQCKQAERTVDDLQMELHNTYQARDDLAKQLKQSQEKMIDLESDLEELHDSEQRWAAKHKRTLEQTEQLQTKLIQEKDLNDQLETEKAAMERQLRELRLQVEELQSSRVQDDVISRTESKVKELDNALRTEERNKAVLANTISKLEKRINELSDQLEEEHRINTEQKDLMTQRIRSLKRQLNEAEEEASRKEAQYRHTQRELAEEREATSRLQRQLLDQHMQTKRKETLTIRQTLDNLRLDLSVDDEDDNQQLQQKTTVTKV
- the LOC113124820 gene encoding cingulin-like protein 1 isoform X3 — its product is MQEKNDTAQHNMESEFDSTKQPESPLEEEPTTPRVISTSHNPKYQLFLSDVKTNGLSSQDADGPGGGGSLGETGPRLPQWDITRPGLNHYRGSLESLASRDWDTMSDRLGVVDSPPRVFNSPYSTATSMDYNPMYRMSEFKIQGGLSPATSEMNLYSFNSRSTSPVGLATPTLVSNRPRFSAYDTLVRRRTEGNTVAPTHYSMRSATLGTPNRKDYIEELTKQMDACQKRNQFLEAESVELEKERNQIRFEMRSLLVNNEDLLRTNTQLTNELKKTREQMIEIDRENQSLGERCRAMEIEVKEARDMMVEANTQEYAFNFLQQSLKNKIQDAEESLEKQTQHTQTLSEKLWQAERRLEELEAERETKVKRTTELNSTVVKLETELAEALQTSTQATAELSLHQKLRDDAQIRVEDLEESLLEKEQEVLRLQTLVSRLQGEVSGKLIDKERTLEEEIQLRERLQLQCKQAERTVDDLQMELHNTYQARDDLAKQLKQSQEKMIDLESDLEELHDSEQRWAAKHKRTLEQTEQLQTKLIQEKDLNDQLETEKAAMERQLRELRLQVEELQSSRVQDDVISRTESKVKELDNALRTEERNKAVLANTISKLEKRINELSDQLEEEHRINTEQKDLMTQRIRSLKRQLNEAEEEASRKEAQYRHTQRELAEEREATSRLQRQLLDQHMQTNRRKETLTIRQTLDNLRLDLSVDDEDDNQQLQQKTTVTKV